The Stenotrophomonas maltophilia genome segment ATTTCCACGCCCAGCCTACCGGCCTGAGAAGTGAATCCCTGGGCGTTCAGGAGGCAGGCGATGGCTTCATTTGCGGAGTCTCCCAGCCATGTCAGCAGCAAGGCATCGCTGCCTTGGTCGAGGAGAACCTTGCCGTCCAGGCGCAATTGACGGTAGGCGCTTTGCGCCTCCTGCAGGAAGCGAGAAGCAGTGGGGTCCAGGAAGTCTGGCTTTATCTCCTGCTGATACAGTCCACGCATCTTTTGACGGACCTGGGTGTGGACCTGCCCGCCCGTTCCATTGAAAAGAGGCGGGGTGCCGCCTTTCGCCGCGGCCACGTAGATCGTTTTTTGGGCGTCATCGATCTGCTCGACGAGCCAAGTGCGACCGCCAAACAAGATACGCTGGCCGACGGTCACCAGTTGGGACACGGGGAGCGTGCCTAGTGCCTTGCCGGCGGCCACGATCCGGAACTCTTCGTCGACGTTGAAAGCGGCGTAGAAGGTGTAATGGTTGACCAACTTGTCGCCGACCGGGCCGTGGAGCAGCAAGCCGGAGCCGTCTTGAATCAGAACCTGTTCTTGGCCAAGGTGGCGAAGCAGCTCTGCGAACGCGTCTTGGGACAGCCCGTGGAACGGTCCCTGGTTTGCGCAGAGCAGCTGATAGGCTTGGGCTGCCTTGAGTCCGCCGTACTGGGCAATGGAGGAGAGCAACTGCTGAATCAGCGTCGAGAGGTGTAGCCCGTTGACCGAAGGCGGTTCAAACCACCTCTCCAGCAGCAGCATGACGCTCGCAGTGGACTGAACTGTGTCCAGTCGAAGCCTTGTCTTCAACGTCGACTCAGCGTCGATTGCATCCTCGATAACGTAGCCGCGCAACACTGCTGGCTCTCCAGGACGGCGCCCGGAGCGACCAAGGCGTTGGCGAAGGCTGGCCACGGAAGGTGGTGGGCCAATTTGCGCGATGCTTTTCACCGCTCCGATATCGATGCCCAGTTCCAGGGTGTTCGTGCAAATTGCGCTTGCTGAACGACCCTTTTGCTTCAGAGCCGCTTCTGTGTCCGTGCGTATTTCCTTGGACAGGCTCCCATGGTGTGGCCAGAACTCTCTCGGCCGGCCGTCCTGTTCGCTCAGCAGATTGAGGAGGTGGGTGTAGCGTTCAACTTCCCTTCGGCTGTTGGGGAAGATCAGATTGTTCGTCCCTGAAAGCACTCGGTAGAGGTGCTCGGCCACCGCCGTGGGAGCCACCGGATTCTCGTCGGATCCGCCGTCAGGTGTGGGTTGTTCGTAGCCCTTGATGATCAGTTGGAGATCATTTCCGGCTGATGAGGCGTTGACCAGCGCGGGGGCAGCCCCAACACCCGGGCGTAGGAAGGTCCCGGCGCTCGAAAAGTCGCCCAAGGTCGCTGACAGGCCCAGGCGGGGAGTTCGCCGCCGTAATAGCACGTCGATCCGGTGCATCAACGATTGAAGCTGCTTTCCGCGCTCGCTTCCAATGAACGCATGGAGTTCGTCCACGACAACGTAGAGGAGCTTGGAGAACGCGGCGGCTACGGAGGTTCCGCGGTTGCAGAGCATCGCCTCCAAGGACTCCGGCGTGATCAGGAGCACGCCACGGGGGTGCTTAAAGAATCGCTGCTTGGTGGAGCCCGATATGTCTCCGTGCCAAGGCCACACGGGGACTTCAAGGTCCTCGCAAAGCCGCTGCAGCCGTTCAAACTGGTCGTTGATGAGCGCCTTTAGGGGGCTGATGTAGACAATCAGGCCCTCCTCGTCGGTGTTCAGAAGGCGCGTGAGCGCAGGAAGAAAGGCGGCCTCGGTTTTTCCCGAGGCGGTGCTGGCGGCGATGATCACGTCCCGGTCGGCGCTCAGGACGAGGGGGATCGCCAATTCCTGGACCTCACGCAGCGCCTCCCATTGTTCGATCCATAGGTAGCGCTGGATTCGAGGATGCAGCGATTGGAAGGCGCTGGAGGCAGTCATCGTTAGAGCCTGAACGACGCCAGCTCGTCGTCCTCTTGCACGACCAGTTCGCCGTCGCCCCCGTGGTCAGCTGCCACCTCGACCGATCCAATCAGGTCCTGCCAGTCCACGCCCGGGTTCTGCTCCAAGACGGCCAAGAGGTTGATGAAGGCGGTGATCGTCGTGCGCGGGGTGCGGAAGAAGCTATCGCCGATTCGATTGGCGCAGTGGGTCATGAATTGGTGAATGGCATCGTCGGGCAAGAGATACTTGCCCGCGTCGCCGGCAGCGTAGACATGGCGAATCTTGGTGAGTAGGACGTAGAAATCTTCGGCTGTCAGGCTCGACAGTCGAACCACAGGGCCGCTGAAATCCACCAGTCCGTTGGTGGCAAAGGTATTCTGAGCCAAGCGGCTCTGAAGAGCTTCATAGCTGTAGACGCCGCGGCGGGTATCCATCAGGAAATCCGGGGTGCCGCCCAGAACAAAACCAAGGCCAACCGCAGTGCCCTGCAGGGAGTCGTTGAGCATGCGCAGGAGCTGCTCGTAGTTTGCATTCCGGGCCTGGGCGTTGGCCAACTTGTAGAGGTTGACCAGTTCGTCCAGGCACACCAGCAGGCCGCTATAGCCCGCCAGCCGAACAAAGCGGCCCATGAGCTTGAGCTGGTCGTAGACCGATGCGTCGTCCACGATGGTTCGGACGCCCAGCGCTGCACGCGCGTCCATCCGGGTGGCAAATTCGCCACGCAACCAGCGAATGGCATCGGACTTGAGCTGATCGTTGCCTTGCTCGAACCCTCTCCAATAAGCGGCGATCACGTCGGCGAAGTCATAGCCGTTCACCAGTTCGCTCAGCTGCTCGAGCTTCGCGCGAATGACCTGCTCGGTGGATACGCCTTGCGACTTGGACTCGGCAACTGCGGTCGAAATGAACTTCTCGACCACCCCGGGCAGGGCGCCTCCGTCGGGCTTGGTCCGAGTGGCCAAGTTCCGCATGAGCTCCGCGTAGAGCGACCGGGCCTGGCCCCCTGAAGCATGCAACCGCCTGTCAGGATTCAGGTCCGCGCTGGCCACGACGAGCTTTCGCTCCATTGCAATGGCGCGAACGAGGTTTAAGAAAAAGGTCTTGCCTGCGCCGTACTCACCCACCACCAAGCGGAAGGACGAGCCGCCATCGGCGAGCCGATCGATGTCACTGACCAAAGTTTGCACTTCACGGGCGCGCCCGACCTGGATCAAATGCTGGCCTGCGCGTGGCACGACACCGGTGCGCAGCGACTGGATCACCGCGTCGCGGTCCTTGGAGCGGATTGGGCTGCTCATTGTTCGATCTTCTCAATGAATTCAGGGTTGATTTCCAACGGATCGTCACCGTCGGCAAAAGGAATGTCGTAGGCGTCAAATGAGGCGTCGTTGATCTGCTCCAGAGCGCCATCCAGCATCAGTTCCAGGTCAGCGGCGCCATCTTCCAGTTCGGCACGGGTCCAAACCGGGCGCGACAGCATGAGGCGCAGCAGCGCGCTGTGCGCCTCGTCCAAACCCAGCAAAGTGGCAGGCCCACTCGTCTCTTCCTGACTGCCTTCCTGCGGAACATCGGGAATGGCTTCCACCACCTCATCAGTGAAGATGTTGGCGAGAAGCGCAGAAACTTGAGCCGTGTCGCGCTGCAGAGCAGCGATTTTATCGGGGTCGAGCTGGAAAGCACCCGTCGTGGATCGGGCCAATGTCGAACGGGCTTTCGGTGGTGTTGGGGCATGGACGTCGCTGAACACACGAGCGGGATCCACGCCCAGCGCTTTGTAGACACGCTCCAAAAACCGGACTTCCTCCGGGGAGACCATCCCATCGACCTGGGCAAGGGTGGCCATGGACCCTGCGATGGCGTCCTTGATGCCTTCACTGAGCGGATCCAGCTTCTTGCGCAGCGCAGGCAGGGAAAGCGGCGCCAACGCAAGGAGCTCGAGGTGCGCGTGCAGTCGACGCCGATCCCCCTCGCTCAGATGCGTCCAGCTTTCGATTTCGCGTGAAAGGTGCTCAAGTTCGTGGGCGCTGAACGCGCCATCAGACTGGGCGACCGTCGAGCCGAGCTGAAGGGTCAACTGGGCCGTTTGATATGCCTGAGCGTCGGTCCGATGGGTTTGATCGGGAAGCAGGGCGAAGAGAACGATTGGGTCGTTCTCACCCGGCACCCGCGCGCCTTCGAGGACATTGGGTTCCATGCCGACCTTGGACTGTTCCAGTGCTCGTGCGAGTTCCCGAATTTTGTCCTTGCCCAAGGTGGTTCCGACTGCCCCAAGCCTTCCCAATAGGTCAGTCAGCTTGATCGACAAATTGGCGGTTTGAACATCCGAAGCGACTTCGGCCAAGGCTGTTCGCGTGGCCAGCGGCCAGATCTCTGGCGGAAGCAGCAAGGTACCCTCAATGGATTGGCGGGCCTCGGGGTTCTTGCCCACGAGCCGGCTGAAGGCTCCGAGGTCCTCGGTGCACTGAGAAACAAGTTCCTGCAGTGCCTTTAGGGGCACTCGCAACGCGGTGACATCGGGAATGTCACCGAAAGTCTTGGTGCCAGCGTCGGTTCGGTCCAGGGCCGGGTTAAAGGGGCGGCGTGTGAACTTCAGCTTGGTGCGGTTTTTTGGCAGCACCATTCCAGGGCCGAACGTCTCTTGATACCGCAGAGCGAAAAGGCGATCGAACTCTTCCGCGCAACGCGTTGCGGCGGTTCGCAGCGGAATCTCTGGATTGAGGCGCACCCAAGCCGTGGCCAGCGCGGCGGGCACGGGGACTCGATCCAAGGAGCATTGCCCCAGGGCCAAGCGGATGTAGAAGGGCAGTTCGTAACTTCGTTCGAATGCGGGAAGCGGCGCGTTGTAAAGCTGGTCGCCTGCTTCGGTCGAAGCCATCCAGTCGAGCAGGCTGTTGACATGACCGTGGACGTTCGGAAGCACGGCGGCATAAGCAGACGACAAACGGCGGAGCATCGCCTCGATAGCGGGCCAGTCTTGCTTGGATTCCGGATCGTTCACCGAATCCAGCAAGATGCGACGCTCCAATCCAAACAGGAACAATCGAACATACTGGATTGCGCAGCTGGGATCGGTGCGGTCCGAAGCGAGCCACTTCAGGTAGGCGTGGCGTTCAGCGGGTTCAAAATCTGCGTAGCCTCCCCAGTAGCGCGTCGTGGACCGGTAATCCCCGTACCGCCCAACGGCAAGAACGCCATTGACCAAGCTGGGCTCGTTCTCACGCGTGCCAGGGGTGGTCAGCCGCGGGCCTGTGTAGAACAGGCCGCCCCGGATAACGATGCCCGCGATCTCGATCTCGTCCTGAGCGCCGAGCCAGCGGGTCTTGTCCCAGCCCTCGGGCGGTCGGGGCACTGTGTATTGCTTTGCCGGCTTTTCGGAGTCCATGGCCACCTGCCGGAGCTCATCGGGCAGGAAGGGAGGCGAAGCCCGCGATGGAAGCGGGGGCGGCGGTGTCATTGCACTTGCGTCGCTGGTTCCGTTGATCGTGTGGGGAGGGGGAGAGTGCTCTGCCGCTCTTGAGTCCGAATGCGCGTGCGCTCGCCCATCTCTGGCGCCCGTCAAGGGCTCGCCCGAGGTTGTGTCCGCGTTTGTGGCGGACTGGATCAGAGGCTCGACCAGCTCACCTTGCGAAGTCGCGGCCAAGCGCTGGGTCACGGCAAGTTTCGCCGCAGCGAGGTTGCCCGGGCGCGCGCGCTCAATGCGTTCCACGTCAGGTTGGTAGGGGGAGGGGGTAGAAGGGTTTCCGGAGCCCACGGCCGTCAGCACCCGTGCGGCGGACTCGATGGCCAGGCGCATGCTCACCGCAGCTTTGGCCTCTTCCAAATTGCCAGGCCGGGACGGCGAAAGAGTCTCTGGGAACGCTCTGCTCGAGGCCTGCGCCGGGGGCAGCGCCGAGGGACCTTCAGAGTCGACCGGGCGCGCATCTTCTAACAGGGCACCGTCGACCGATCCCGAGGAGGTGCCCGACTCAATACTCGCGGGTCTCGCCGGTTGGGCAGCTTCTGGGCGGGACTGCCTCTGTGGCGCCTGCCCAGATGGAAGAGCGGATGCCTTGATCAACTCGGCCAAGGTCGGCTCTGGAGTGGGGACAGGCTTGGCGGGAGAGGGTGTCCTTTTCGGGCGCATCGCCTGCCACTTGGCCCAGAGCCAAACGGCGGTGGCCACCGCAAGGACGATCCCCAATCCGATCCAGACTTCCTTTGGCACCAATGCTATGACGACCAGGATTGCGACAATCCAGCCGCCTGCAGTTTGCTTCCTTCTCGCCATGTGGCCCCCTGCCTTTGGCGCTTCCTTTGGGCCATTGTAGCTCGCCCGCCTTACGTGAGACGCGCATCGTGAGAGCGGGGCGGGGCACCGGAATGGCCAAGGTTTCGCCCATTCAGCGTTGGCGTCCGGGGCGCTGGAGTGCCTGGTCCAGACCTTGACGTTGGTGGCCGTACGAGTGAGCTGGGGTGATCAGTGGGGCGGTGAGAGGCGTGTTTCGTTCATCGCAAGCAGATGCCGCTGCAAGGCCGCGACGATCTCGTTGTCTGGCAGGTTCTGGGCCCCGGCGAGGAAAACGAGTTCGGCCACTTGTCGTCTGCGCTTGGCGTCGTCGCGGCGCTTGATGGCCTTCTCCCTGGCATCCTGCCGCTGATGCGCCAGAAGCTCCCTGGCTTGAAGCTGGGCCAGCCGATGGGTCGCCCTTTGGATCTGATCGCGGTAGTGATTGGTGGATGACATGATCTTCTCCTAGTGAAGTCTCCCTCAGTGAAGCAATGATTTCTCATCCGTCAACTATTGATGGCGACATCGCTTTCGCACTTGAAGCAATTCAGAAAATCAGAAAAGGAAGATGCAAAAGCAAAGAGCGAAAAGCGCACTTAGGCATCACAAGTGATGCGTGCGCAAAGGGCTTCGCCCCTTGAACCCCAAGCCGCTTTGCGACTTGCCAACGGCAAATTCAAAGGCATAAAGAGCTCAAAGAACTGGAGCTCTCTGCATGGCGATCTACCACACCCGTGTCAAAACCTTCTCCCGTGCCAAAGGCCATTCGGCCGTTGCGGCAGCTGCCTACCGCGCGGGCTTGTCGCTCGTCGATGAGCGCACCGGAGCGCGGCACGACTATTCTCGCAGGGGCGGCGTGGTCGAGAGCCGCTGGGTGGTGCCCTTGAAAGCGCCCGACTGGTCGCTCGACGCTGCCAAACTCTGGCAGGCCGCCGAGGCAGCCGAGAGGCGAAAGGACGCGACCGTGGCCCGCGAGTTCGAGATTGCGCTTCCGCATGAGCTCGATGCGCCTCAGCGCTCGGCCCTGACGGCGGACATTGCTCGCGCACTGGTTGATCGCTATGGCTTCGCAGTTCAAGCGAGCATCCACTCGCCGGGGAGCAAAGACGGACTCAATTGGCACGTACATATCCTCGCCACGACGCGACGCTTGGATGCCGAAGGGCTTGCGGACAAGACACGCGAACTCGACGGTGGGCCTTCAGGGCGCAGCGAAGTGGAGTGGCTCCGAGCGATGGTGGCTCAATTGACCAACCGGCACCTTGAAGCTGCCGAGATCGCAGTGTCGGTCGACCATCGAAGCTTGGAAGCGCAAGCAGAAGAAGCGCTTGAGCGCGGTGATGTGGTCGCGGCAGCGATACTGGGCCGGCGCCCAACGATCCACTTGGGCCAGCAGGCCTCGGCGTTGGAACGGCGGGGCATGGAAACCGATGTGGGGAAGGTCCTGGCCAACATCGTTGCGGACAATCAAAGAACAATGCATCAAACAAGCATACGGTTTGAGAAAGCGGTCACGGACGGGGACCCCGCTCGTGGGCGTCCATCGTTGCCGCCAAACCGTATCCGACTCGGGCCAGAATCAGGCGAAAGCTACATCGAGGACGCTAAGGGATTCACTCGGCGAGGAATCATGGCCATTCGCGCTCTGCCGGATGCATCCGAACCACCGCTCCAAACCCTGATGGAGAAAGCACTGGAGTTGTGGCGCGACGTGGTAGCGGCTGGCTTTGAGGGGGTGCTTCGAACCACCCGCATGCTTCTGCGCCGCCTGGATTCGGCCATTCGCAATGGGAATGTGGGTGCAAGGCTACGCAAGGACATCCAGCGAACGCTAAGGGGTTTGGCTGCGGTAAGGCGGCGAGCTTCAGAGTGGAAGCGTCGTGTGGAGGCTGAGCGGCGGGCAGCATCCCTGCTGACTCGTGCGGAGCGATCGTTGGAGGACTTTGTCGAACACCAGCCCCGTCCGGCAGGAGCTGCAGTAGTGGCTTGGACTCGGCGTCGGGGACGGCGCTTGGCCGCGGTTGAGCAGCGCTTGGATACCTTGAGGGCTGCCCGCATGAAGATCGCGGGTGGTCAGGAGGAGGCTTGTGAGAATCAACTGACAGCCGCCGTGGCAGAGTTGGAAGCCGGCAGCAAAGTAGCCCTGGATCGGTTTGAGGATCCGCTCCACGAAACGAGAGACCCCGAGGTGCTGACTGCGTCCATGCAGCAGGCCACGCCTCGGCCTAGGCTTCATTGATCCAGAAGCCAAGAGCCGAATGCAGGCCATGAGCAGGGTAGTGCTAGGTCAAGATGCTGAACTGGCTGCCGCCACCCGAAAGCTCAGAGGCGTGGCAGCCTGTGTGGATGCTTCGTCTACCGTCAAATAAAGTAATTGGTTTTCCTTGCAGTGATCAATAGATTGTAAGTCCATCGTTCTCCAGAACATGACGCCTCGCGTCGGATCTTGCGAGCAGGGTGTCCATAAGAAGCTCAAAGTTATCGCTGTGGGGGGGCGGATCGAGACGGCCTTGACGCGTGTCGAGCTCGCCAATGTAGGCGATTAGATCATCCACACTTTCCCGGTTAATGCAGCAATCGTTGCGTGTGAGGAGTACGTCGAGTCGCCGCATGCGATAGGCGCGAATCCTGAGATCTTTCGCCACATCTTGGTCGAAGTCGTGTGCTCTGTGGAGGATGGCATTGATTCTGTTTGAGATGTCTGAATAAATTTCGGAAAATTCGATCGACTCCTCCAAGAATTTTGGTTCAAATGCAATATTCTCGATCTTATTCAGGTCGGCTGAGAGTAGGTTTGCTGGAGGGATGCGGATCACAATGGTGTCGCCGTCTTGATCGCGCCACATGGGGGTTTCGCGATCCATGACTTCTTTAATGTAACCTTGAATCCATGTGAAAAATATTGTCTGGGGCTCTTTAGTGCTTACGCGAAACAGGAAAAATGGTGTGCTGAATTTTTCCATGTAAGCGAGCGATTTCTTTTGGAGTGA includes the following:
- a CDS encoding DEAD/DEAH box helicase is translated as MTASSAFQSLHPRIQRYLWIEQWEALREVQELAIPLVLSADRDVIIAASTASGKTEAAFLPALTRLLNTDEEGLIVYISPLKALINDQFERLQRLCEDLEVPVWPWHGDISGSTKQRFFKHPRGVLLITPESLEAMLCNRGTSVAAAFSKLLYVVVDELHAFIGSERGKQLQSLMHRIDVLLRRRTPRLGLSATLGDFSSAGTFLRPGVGAAPALVNASSAGNDLQLIIKGYEQPTPDGGSDENPVAPTAVAEHLYRVLSGTNNLIFPNSRREVERYTHLLNLLSEQDGRPREFWPHHGSLSKEIRTDTEAALKQKGRSASAICTNTLELGIDIGAVKSIAQIGPPPSVASLRQRLGRSGRRPGEPAVLRGYVIEDAIDAESTLKTRLRLDTVQSTASVMLLLERWFEPPSVNGLHLSTLIQQLLSSIAQYGGLKAAQAYQLLCANQGPFHGLSQDAFAELLRHLGQEQVLIQDGSGLLLHGPVGDKLVNHYTFYAAFNVDEEFRIVAAGKALGTLPVSQLVTVGQRILFGGRTWLVEQIDDAQKTIYVAAAKGGTPPLFNGTGGQVHTQVRQKMRGLYQQEIKPDFLDPTASRFLQEAQSAYRQLRLDGKVLLDQGSDALLLTWLGDSANEAIACLLNAQGFTSQAGRLGVEISKGARSLDDVIKVLGRVAKMPLPSPETLLQSANNLITQKWDSFLPSRLLRRSYASMKLDLEGATDWLVGAFG
- a CDS encoding ATP-binding protein: MSSPIRSKDRDAVIQSLRTGVVPRAGQHLIQVGRAREVQTLVSDIDRLADGGSSFRLVVGEYGAGKTFFLNLVRAIAMERKLVVASADLNPDRRLHASGGQARSLYAELMRNLATRTKPDGGALPGVVEKFISTAVAESKSQGVSTEQVIRAKLEQLSELVNGYDFADVIAAYWRGFEQGNDQLKSDAIRWLRGEFATRMDARAALGVRTIVDDASVYDQLKLMGRFVRLAGYSGLLVCLDELVNLYKLANAQARNANYEQLLRMLNDSLQGTAVGLGFVLGGTPDFLMDTRRGVYSYEALQSRLAQNTFATNGLVDFSGPVVRLSSLTAEDFYVLLTKIRHVYAAGDAGKYLLPDDAIHQFMTHCANRIGDSFFRTPRTTITAFINLLAVLEQNPGVDWQDLIGSVEVAADHGGDGELVVQEDDELASFRL
- a CDS encoding tellurite resistance TerB family protein, producing the protein MARRKQTAGGWIVAILVVIALVPKEVWIGLGIVLAVATAVWLWAKWQAMRPKRTPSPAKPVPTPEPTLAELIKASALPSGQAPQRQSRPEAAQPARPASIESGTSSGSVDGALLEDARPVDSEGPSALPPAQASSRAFPETLSPSRPGNLEEAKAAVSMRLAIESAARVLTAVGSGNPSTPSPYQPDVERIERARPGNLAAAKLAVTQRLAATSQGELVEPLIQSATNADTTSGEPLTGARDGRAHAHSDSRAAEHSPPPHTINGTSDASAMTPPPPLPSRASPPFLPDELRQVAMDSEKPAKQYTVPRPPEGWDKTRWLGAQDEIEIAGIVIRGGLFYTGPRLTTPGTRENEPSLVNGVLAVGRYGDYRSTTRYWGGYADFEPAERHAYLKWLASDRTDPSCAIQYVRLFLFGLERRILLDSVNDPESKQDWPAIEAMLRRLSSAYAAVLPNVHGHVNSLLDWMASTEAGDQLYNAPLPAFERSYELPFYIRLALGQCSLDRVPVPAALATAWVRLNPEIPLRTAATRCAEEFDRLFALRYQETFGPGMVLPKNRTKLKFTRRPFNPALDRTDAGTKTFGDIPDVTALRVPLKALQELVSQCTEDLGAFSRLVGKNPEARQSIEGTLLLPPEIWPLATRTALAEVASDVQTANLSIKLTDLLGRLGAVGTTLGKDKIRELARALEQSKVGMEPNVLEGARVPGENDPIVLFALLPDQTHRTDAQAYQTAQLTLQLGSTVAQSDGAFSAHELEHLSREIESWTHLSEGDRRRLHAHLELLALAPLSLPALRKKLDPLSEGIKDAIAGSMATLAQVDGMVSPEEVRFLERVYKALGVDPARVFSDVHAPTPPKARSTLARSTTGAFQLDPDKIAALQRDTAQVSALLANIFTDEVVEAIPDVPQEGSQEETSGPATLLGLDEAHSALLRLMLSRPVWTRAELEDGAADLELMLDGALEQINDASFDAYDIPFADGDDPLEINPEFIEKIEQ
- the mobQ gene encoding MobQ family relaxase, coding for MAIYHTRVKTFSRAKGHSAVAAAAYRAGLSLVDERTGARHDYSRRGGVVESRWVVPLKAPDWSLDAAKLWQAAEAAERRKDATVAREFEIALPHELDAPQRSALTADIARALVDRYGFAVQASIHSPGSKDGLNWHVHILATTRRLDAEGLADKTRELDGGPSGRSEVEWLRAMVAQLTNRHLEAAEIAVSVDHRSLEAQAEEALERGDVVAAAILGRRPTIHLGQQASALERRGMETDVGKVLANIVADNQRTMHQTSIRFEKAVTDGDPARGRPSLPPNRIRLGPESGESYIEDAKGFTRRGIMAIRALPDASEPPLQTLMEKALELWRDVVAAGFEGVLRTTRMLLRRLDSAIRNGNVGARLRKDIQRTLRGLAAVRRRASEWKRRVEAERRAASLLTRAERSLEDFVEHQPRPAGAAVVAWTRRRGRRLAAVEQRLDTLRAARMKIAGGQEEACENQLTAAVAELEAGSKVALDRFEDPLHETRDPEVLTASMQQATPRPRLH
- a CDS encoding DUF4365 domain-containing protein yields the protein MSWPIYMLDAAIKPDACGIIGKYKAANSCTTGLRHVSKSDFSNPHSSYRAYRCAVDSGTSFHMRTQSHIIDTKAVKAVMAQLPDHWVVRELSERDYGIDLLVEIFAPGLKDAMGKDAFVATGAVFHIQIKGTEEPLKPVGAGTINYSLQKKSLAYMEKFSTPFFLFRVSTKEPQTIFFTWIQGYIKEVMDRETPMWRDQDGDTIVIRIPPANLLSADLNKIENIAFEPKFLEESIEFSEIYSDISNRINAILHRAHDFDQDVAKDLRIRAYRMRRLDVLLTRNDCCINRESVDDLIAYIGELDTRQGRLDPPPHSDNFELLMDTLLARSDARRHVLENDGLTIY